One Hippoglossus stenolepis isolate QCI-W04-F060 chromosome 22, HSTE1.2, whole genome shotgun sequence DNA segment encodes these proteins:
- the fgf23 gene encoding fibroblast growth factor 23, translating to MDVNRRLGMRDTLLALLLAVFQGFPLGDAAPNPSPLVGSNWGNPRRYIHLQTSTDLNNFYLEIRLDGTVRKTTLRSSYSVLLLKAETRERIAILGVKSSRYLCMDLDGNPFSSPTCLKDDCLFNHKLLENNRDVYYSSRTGILFNLEGSRQMYAAGQNLPQTSLFLPKKNTVSLERLLLHREKRNQLVDPSDPHNVYMGQSEVGSDSRAVPEDDADLEVEVEVEVEVEAGDDGRNVSRETPLDPSTHDPWNVHSSNPASPRSTGTMG from the exons ATGGACGTCAACAGGAGACTGGGGATGAGGGACACTCTGCTGGCGCTCCTACTCGCCGTCTTCCAGGGATTTCCTCTCGGGGACGCAGCCCCGAACCCGTCCCCGCTGGTTGGATCCAACTGGGGGAACCCGAGGAgatacatccacctgcagacaTCCACGGATCTCAACAATTTCTACTTGGAGATCAGATTGGATGGCACAGTGCGCAAAACTACCCTCAGGAGCTCGTACA GTGTGCTTTTACTGAAAGCTGAAACGAGGGAGCGCATCGCCATCCTCGGCGTCAAAAGCAGCCGGTACCTGTGCATGGATTTGGATGGAAACCCGTTCAGCTCT ccCACCTGCCTGAAGGACGATTGTCTCTTCAACCACAAGCTTCTGGAGAACAACCGGGACGTGTACTACTCCAGCCGGACAGGCATCCTCTTCAACCTGGAGGGCTCCCGGCAGATGTACGCTGCGGGTCAGAACCTGCCCCAGACCTCCCTCTTCCTGCCCAAGAAGAACACGGTGTCGCTGGAGCGCCTCCTGCTGCATCGGGAGAAGAGGAACCAGCTGGTGGATCCCTCCGACCCGCACAACGTCTACATGGGTCAGAGCGAGGTGGGCTCCGACTCCCGGGCCGTGCCGGAGGACGACGCCGACCtggaggtggaggtagaggtggaggtggaggtggaggccgGGGACGACGGGCGCAACGTGTCCCGGGAGACGCCGCTTGATCCTTCCACCCACGACCCTTGGAACGTGCACTCGTCCAACCCCGCGAGTCCCCGGAGCACCGGCACCATGGGGTGA
- the LOC118101428 gene encoding fibroblast growth factor 6, producing the protein MAIAQRCLSSMSSGARAHWTLPALLVLWTSLCGIASSYPIPSRTNATLLEKKWETLFSRSYLGITGGKSELNWESDYLQGIKRVRRLYCNVGIGFHLQVLPDGRISGAHSENQYSLIEISTVDRGVISMFGVKSQLFVAMNSRGRLYGTRVFVDECKFKETLLPNNYNAYESFVYKGFYVALSKHGRVKRGNKATTAMTVTHFLPRL; encoded by the exons ATGGCCATTGCGCAAAGGTGCCTCTCCAGCATGTCCAGCGGGGCCAGGGCGCACTGGACGCTGCCGGCGCTTCTTGTACTGTGGACTTCTCTCTGCGGGATCGCCTCGTCTTACCCGATTCCCAGCAGGACTAACGCCACTTTGCTGGAGAAGAAGTGGGAGACGCTCTTCTCCCGCTCCTACCTGGGTATAACCGGGGGGAAATCGGAGCTGAACTGGGAGAGTGACTATTTGCAGGGCATCAAGAGAGTGCGGCGGCTCTACTGCAACGTGGGCATTGGGTTTCACCTGCAGGTGCTCCCGGACGGCAGGATAAGCGGTGCGCACAGTGAGAACCAATACA GTCTGATAGAAATCTCCACCGTGGACCGAGGAGTCATCAGCATGTTCGGAGTGAAGAGTCAGCTGTTTGTCGCAATGAACAGCAGAGGAAGGTTATACGGAACG agaGTCTTCGTGGACGAGTGCAAGTTCAAGGAGACTCTGCTGCCCAACAACTACAACGCCTACGAGTCTTTTGTTTACAAGGGCTTCTACGTGGCCCTCAGCAAGCATGGCCGCGTAAAGAGGGGCAACAAGGCCACCACCGCCATGACCGTCACACACTTCCTCCCGCGGCTATGA